ATAGATGACCTTATCCAGGAGCGACATGCCGATCCTTCCTGATGTATGATAACGGATCGCATCAAGAACTTCCTTGTCGTCAATGCCCGCTTCCTTTTCTGCGAGGTAGGCTCCTACTGGGGCGTGCCATAGCTCGCTGTTGAACTCGAGCAAGATTGCCGGCATTTTTTGTTCTTCGATGATCTGCCTCATTTCATCCTTTGGGCGGAATTTTGCGTAGTCATGAAAAATAGCAGCCAGTTCCGCTTTCTTTATATCTGCTCCATATTTCCCTGCAAGCTTGATGGCTGTTTCCATCACGCCAAGAGT
The window above is part of the Mesobacillus jeotgali genome. Proteins encoded here:
- the yqeK gene encoding bis(5'-nucleosyl)-tetraphosphatase (symmetrical) YqeK, translated to MEREQALQIVKPQLTEHRYQHTLGVMETAIKLAGKYGADIKKAELAAIFHDYAKFRPKDEMRQIIEEQKMPAILLEFNSELWHAPVGAYLAEKEAGIDDKEVLDAIRYHTSGRIGMSLLDKVIYLADYIEPGRHFPGVDEVRKMAEEDLDSALVQAMKNTIQFLMKKNQPVFPDTFNAYNSIVQNSGG